GCAGGTTTGAAAGCATTCCGATGGCCTCTTCCTCGACCTTCTGGCTTCCGACGTGCAACCCAGGGTCGCCTAGGTTTCTGTCAATGTAGCGCCGGACGACTTCGAGGGCGAAGGGATGGGGGTATGTGCACATCGAACCGAGTATCCTCCCCGAATCAAAGGTAAGATCGGGGGCCGTTTTTTCCTCAAGCTCCACCAGAACCTCTTCCTCGCTCGCGCCTCTCCTCGGGAACATCCTCTCACCAGCCTGGCACTAGTCGTCCGGTATGAATTTAAGCTTTTGCCCTTTTGATGTAGGTCTTAAAGAACAGCGGCGTCGTCAGTGCAGTCAGCATCGAGACCACTATGACGCTGGCGAAGAGGACCTGGTCTATCAGGCCCGTCGTGAGGCCGAAGGTGAGTATGGCCAGCTCCAGGCTTCCCCTTCCGCCCATTCCGATTCCCACGAGGATTGAGTCCTTCCAGCCGAGGTCGAAGAGCCTGCTCCCCAGACCGCAGCCGAGGAGCTTTCCGAGGACGGCGGCTATGTAGAGGGCCGCTATGAGGGCCAGGCTTATGCTCGCCAGCGGCGGGTTGAACATCAGGCCTACGTAGATAAAGAACAGCGGTATGAAGAACTCGGTGAGGACCACCTGGAGGTCTTCGATCAGCTCGTTCAGTTTTATCCTCGTGACCACGAGCGGGTCCTTCCTCTCGCGGAGTCTGCTTATCGTGAGTCCCGCCAGGTAAGCGCCGATTATCTGGTTCAGGCCGACCTTCTCAGCTATGATGGCGAGGGCGAAGGTGAGGATGAGCGTGAAGGTGAAGAAGACGTTCAGGTTCCGGACGATCGAGTAGAACCACTTCGCCCTCTTGAAGACGTACTCCGAGATGAGAAGTGTGGCAGCTATGAAGGCGAATATCTTGACGGTCAGGATTCCGAAGGAGAGGGCATCCAGGCTTCCACCGGCCATCGCGGTTATGATGCCTATCAGGTAGACGGCCATTATGTCGTCGGCGAATGCCGCGCCCATGAGGATCGATGAGACCTCCCTCTTAACGCGCTCCTTAACGAGGATCCCGCTCGTGACCTCTATCGCGGTATTTCCAAGGGTTATTCCCACGAAGATGGCTGCCGTTGTTCCCTTGCCGAAGTACTCGACTGTTAGGAACCCCAGGATGAACGAGGCGGCAACTCCCAGGCTGGCCACGACGATGGCCTTCTTGGTATTCTGAGCTATCGCCGAGAAGTTGCTGGTGAGTCCCATGTAGAGCATCATCATTATCAGGCCGAACCTTGCCAGAACGCCCAGCTCTTCGGTTGGCTCTATGAGGCCCAGGACGAAGGGACCGAGGAGTATTCCCGTCAGCACGTGGGCTATTATCGGGTGTATCTCGACCTTTTCGAAGAGCCACTCGATGCTCTTCGCAACCACCAGGAGAATTGCCAGGGCCAGCAGGAAGTCCACGTCATCCCCTCCTCGCGAGTAGAGCCCCTATCACCCAGAGCGCCATGAGAATTATCGCCAGTATCATGGCTATTCCTGCGGCACCCCTGCTCGTTCCGAAGACTATCGGTATCGGTCCTATCATTATAACCCCGCCGCTCTCCACCTCACCTTCGCCGCCGAGGGCCGAGATGGCGGTTCCAATAAAGACTAGCAAGAATCCGAGCATTATCATTCCCATGCCCGTCATTATGAGCAGGCTTCCCTTGTCCATACGTTGGAGACTTTCCCGTCATCTTTTAAAACTTAACCCAAAGGATTTAAATCCCGGGGAGGGATTCTCTAATATGCTCGTGCTCGTTGACCTCGACGATACCCTGTGCAACACGTGGGAGGCCGGGAAGTATACGATACTCCGTCTCATACCCTTTCTGCTGAAACGGAGGAAGTTTAAGGCTTTCTTCTACATACTCACCGCCCGCTACCGCGAGCTGGAGCAGTCGCGTGAGTTCCACATGATGGACCTGGATAAAATCGTGGAGAACCTCCTGGAGAAGGTCTACGCCAAAATCTCTCCCAAGGAGCTTGAGGAGATGCAGGAGCTCATAGACAGGGTGTTCTTCTCTAACCTTCGGCTCTTCCCGGACGCGGTGCCTTTCCTTGAGGCGCTGAAACGCATGGGTGCCAAGGTGGTCCTCGTGACAGACTCCTCGACCCGGTGGCAGAGAAAGAAGCTCGAATACCTTGGCATAAAGGACTACTTCGACGCCCTCATAATAAGCGGCGAGACCGGCCACAGCAAGCTCGACCCCCACAACTTCCGCCTGGCCAGGCGGCTCTTTCCGCACGAGGACGAGGTTTATATGGTGG
The Thermococcus radiotolerans genome window above contains:
- a CDS encoding cation:proton antiporter, whose translation is MDFLLALAILLVVAKSIEWLFEKVEIHPIIAHVLTGILLGPFVLGLIEPTEELGVLARFGLIMMMLYMGLTSNFSAIAQNTKKAIVVASLGVAASFILGFLTVEYFGKGTTAAIFVGITLGNTAIEVTSGILVKERVKREVSSILMGAAFADDIMAVYLIGIITAMAGGSLDALSFGILTVKIFAFIAATLLISEYVFKRAKWFYSIVRNLNVFFTFTLILTFALAIIAEKVGLNQIIGAYLAGLTISRLRERKDPLVVTRIKLNELIEDLQVVLTEFFIPLFFIYVGLMFNPPLASISLALIAALYIAAVLGKLLGCGLGSRLFDLGWKDSILVGIGMGGRGSLELAILTFGLTTGLIDQVLFASVIVVSMLTALTTPLFFKTYIKRAKA
- a CDS encoding TIGR00304 family membrane protein; protein product: MDKGSLLIMTGMGMIMLGFLLVFIGTAISALGGEGEVESGGVIMIGPIPIVFGTSRGAAGIAMILAIILMALWVIGALLARRG
- a CDS encoding HAD family hydrolase, giving the protein MLVLVDLDDTLCNTWEAGKYTILRLIPFLLKRRKFKAFFYILTARYRELEQSREFHMMDLDKIVENLLEKVYAKISPKELEEMQELIDRVFFSNLRLFPDAVPFLEALKRMGAKVVLVTDSSTRWQRKKLEYLGIKDYFDALIISGETGHSKLDPHNFRLARRLFPHEDEVYMVGDRDDTDMRGGKEIGATTILVGRGYFKGRRPKHADYVVRNLIEALEVIRNEHEKRAEA